The following proteins are encoded in a genomic region of Thermococcus pacificus:
- a CDS encoding TrkH family potassium uptake protein produces MLELGKHINISDDLFVVKNLIGSILQGVGIAYLIPVLLGWFYPEEIKYVVYFAAPGVFSILLGAWLSRHMGKIEDVNLRQAMVSAAFTWLFASAISVIPFMAIAHMSFVDSYFESMSAWTGTGLTMMSHLESYPRILLFWRAWMQWLGGIGIVLVALTVLIRPGVAAARLYRAEARSERILPNLVNTSKVIFQIYFILTVAGIYLYYINGMPLFDAVTHAMTGLGTGGMSTHDLSIGYFNSTAIEAVTIFLMIMGAVNFTVHYKMFVNRRLKPFFEDIQVRYMFFFLVPTVAITAYSLLQIGDTPADSIRQSVFHAVSAITCTGFGIADLSKYPELGKFILGILMVIGGGAGSTAGGIKLIRVTLMYESLKWTLQQAILPRGAVIKRKVGDYIFTEEDVQEVMSFTMTYIAFLLVGTVYTMIRMGTSLVDAFFEVASAQGNVGLSVGITSPSMPVDMKVLLILHMWIGRLEIFSTLVFIISAFLLVPRVVKGK; encoded by the coding sequence ATGCTGGAGCTCGGCAAGCACATCAACATCTCGGATGACCTGTTCGTCGTCAAAAACCTCATCGGCTCTATCCTGCAGGGCGTTGGAATCGCCTACCTCATCCCCGTGCTCCTCGGGTGGTTTTATCCAGAGGAGATCAAATACGTTGTTTACTTCGCCGCCCCGGGAGTGTTCAGCATACTACTCGGGGCGTGGCTGAGCAGGCACATGGGGAAAATCGAGGACGTTAACCTGAGGCAGGCCATGGTGTCGGCCGCCTTCACGTGGCTCTTTGCCTCCGCGATAAGCGTTATCCCGTTCATGGCGATAGCCCACATGTCCTTTGTCGACTCGTACTTTGAGAGCATGAGCGCATGGACCGGCACGGGGCTCACAATGATGAGCCATTTGGAGAGCTACCCTCGCATACTCCTCTTCTGGCGCGCCTGGATGCAGTGGCTCGGTGGTATCGGTATAGTCCTCGTTGCACTGACAGTTCTCATACGCCCGGGCGTCGCTGCAGCGAGGCTTTATAGGGCCGAGGCGAGGAGTGAGAGGATCCTGCCCAACCTCGTGAACACATCAAAGGTCATCTTCCAGATATACTTCATCCTGACGGTCGCTGGCATATACCTCTATTATATCAACGGCATGCCCCTCTTCGATGCCGTGACCCACGCCATGACCGGCCTCGGAACCGGCGGTATGAGCACCCACGACCTCAGCATCGGGTACTTCAACAGCACCGCTATAGAGGCCGTCACAATATTTCTCATGATAATGGGTGCCGTCAACTTCACCGTCCACTACAAGATGTTCGTGAACAGGCGCCTGAAGCCCTTCTTCGAGGACATTCAGGTCAGGTACATGTTCTTCTTCCTCGTTCCTACGGTGGCCATAACGGCCTACAGCCTCCTCCAGATTGGGGATACCCCTGCAGATTCCATCCGCCAGTCCGTTTTCCACGCGGTCTCGGCCATTACCTGTACCGGTTTCGGGATTGCTGACCTCAGTAAGTACCCCGAGCTCGGCAAGTTCATACTGGGCATCCTCATGGTCATAGGCGGTGGAGCGGGAAGTACCGCCGGTGGTATAAAGCTCATCCGTGTCACGCTGATGTACGAGAGCCTCAAATGGACCCTCCAGCAGGCGATACTGCCGAGGGGAGCCGTCATCAAGCGCAAGGTCGGCGACTACATCTTCACAGAAGAGGACGTTCAGGAAGTCATGAGCTTCACAATGACCTACATAGCCTTCCTCCTCGTGGGGACCGTGTACACGATGATACGCATGGGGACGAGCCTCGTGGATGCTTTCTTTGAGGTGGCCTCCGCCCAGGGCAACGTTGGTTTGAGCGTTGGAATAACCTCCCCAAGCATGCCGGTCGACATGAAGGTTCTCCTTATCCTCCACATGTGGATAGGAAGGCTTGAGATATTCTCAACCCTCGTGTTCATAATAAGCGCGTTCCTTCTCGTCCCCAGGGTGGTGAAGGGCAAATGA
- a CDS encoding energy-coupling factor ABC transporter ATP-binding protein, protein MNVITVEDLSFKYRRAERYSLRDVSFTVKEGELLGIIGPSGSGKSTLCLTLNGVIPNSIRGEFKGDVIIRDPRTGEEFNTKETPVARLSTVVGLVLQNPESQLFNMTVEEEIAFGLENLGLERNEILRRLRWALEVTGLKGLEKEFPPNLSGGQQQRLAIAAILAMGPSVLVLDEPTSQLDPVGRKEVLGLVSLLNREHGMTVVLVEHHTDYILRYADRVMVMTDGSIVMEGKPEEIAEEAEELRRLGIKLPAVLEVSHELRKRELLDRVVLTPEELLSTLKCPSR, encoded by the coding sequence ATGAACGTTATCACCGTGGAAGACCTGAGCTTCAAGTACCGGAGGGCCGAGAGGTACTCCCTCAGGGACGTGAGCTTCACCGTGAAGGAAGGTGAGCTTCTGGGCATAATAGGGCCCAGCGGCAGCGGCAAATCGACCCTCTGCCTGACGCTGAACGGGGTCATCCCCAACTCCATACGGGGCGAGTTTAAGGGGGATGTCATTATAAGGGATCCTCGCACGGGCGAGGAGTTCAACACAAAGGAAACCCCCGTAGCGAGGCTCTCAACGGTCGTAGGCCTGGTTCTCCAGAACCCCGAAAGCCAGCTCTTCAACATGACCGTGGAGGAGGAGATAGCCTTCGGCCTTGAGAACCTTGGCCTTGAGAGGAACGAGATCCTCAGGCGCCTCCGCTGGGCTCTGGAAGTGACAGGTTTGAAGGGCCTTGAGAAGGAGTTCCCGCCGAACCTAAGTGGTGGTCAGCAACAGCGGCTCGCCATAGCCGCCATACTGGCCATGGGGCCCTCGGTACTCGTCCTCGATGAACCAACCAGCCAGCTCGACCCTGTTGGCAGGAAGGAAGTCCTCGGCCTCGTTTCCCTCCTCAACCGCGAGCACGGCATGACCGTTGTGCTGGTGGAGCACCACACCGACTACATCCTGCGCTACGCAGATAGGGTCATGGTGATGACCGACGGGTCGATAGTGATGGAGGGGAAGCCAGAGGAAATTGCCGAGGAGGCGGAGGAACTTAGGAGGCTGGGCATCAAACTGCCTGCCGTCCTGGAGGTATCCCACGAGCTCAGAAAGAGGGAACTGCTCGATCGGGTTGTTCTCACTCCTGAGGAGCTTCTCTCCACTCTAAAATGTCCCTCACGTTGA
- the cyaB gene encoding class IV adenylate cyclase gives MIEIEVKGYADDKIFERVREDFELIRREYHEDTYFQHPCRDFTETDEALRIRVRRFNGHFEAFLTYKGPKIDPNSKTRREIEVPISDPDKHSEILSRLGFQEVLTVEKVREKYYVDKGIIIALDEVEGLGKFIEIEALAENERAVEETVERLRGILKELGVERFERRSYLELLLERR, from the coding sequence GTGATAGAGATTGAGGTTAAGGGCTATGCGGACGATAAAATCTTCGAGAGGGTTAGGGAGGACTTCGAGCTGATAAGGCGCGAGTACCACGAGGACACTTACTTCCAGCACCCGTGCAGGGATTTCACCGAGACTGACGAAGCACTGAGGATAAGGGTGAGGCGCTTCAACGGACACTTCGAGGCGTTTCTGACGTACAAGGGGCCTAAGATTGACCCGAACTCCAAGACGAGAAGGGAAATAGAGGTTCCCATAAGTGACCCCGACAAGCACTCGGAGATACTCTCCCGCCTTGGGTTCCAGGAGGTTCTGACCGTCGAGAAGGTGAGGGAGAAATACTACGTGGACAAGGGGATAATCATAGCGCTCGACGAGGTTGAAGGCCTCGGCAAGTTCATCGAGATAGAGGCCCTCGCAGAGAACGAAAGAGCCGTCGAGGAGACCGTTGAGAGGCTGCGGGGTATACTCAAGGAGCTGGGCGTCGAGCGTTTCGAGAGGCGCTCCTACCTGGAACTGCTACTCGAAAGGAGGTGA
- a CDS encoding HepT-like ribonuclease domain-containing protein has protein sequence MGRLREKVLESIEAIRKGMPPSLEEFKSLGLAKDGIYKRLEFAIGLVLEGLAERAKEHGVIAISYGDVVASLREKGLIPEDVAEKATFLAQLREVLIYDYDLVNDEIAFRDMEEYAKFVEDVLAHLEGLT, from the coding sequence GTGGGGAGATTGAGAGAGAAGGTTCTGGAGAGCATTGAGGCCATCAGGAAGGGAATGCCCCCGTCGCTGGAGGAGTTTAAATCTCTCGGCCTCGCGAAGGACGGGATATACAAGAGACTGGAGTTCGCCATAGGGCTCGTCCTCGAGGGACTAGCGGAGAGGGCTAAAGAGCACGGTGTAATAGCCATCTCCTACGGGGATGTCGTCGCCTCGCTCAGGGAGAAAGGTTTGATCCCCGAGGACGTAGCGGAGAAAGCGACTTTTCTGGCCCAGCTCAGGGAGGTTCTCATATACGACTACGACCTCGTCAACGATGAGATAGCTTTCAGGGACATGGAGGAGTACGCGAAGTTCGTCGAGGACGTCCTGGCCCATCTGGAGGGGTTGACATGA
- a CDS encoding lysyl aminopeptidase, translated as MVDIELLRKVVETPGVSGYEFLGIRDVVIEELEPVVDEIYTDKLGNVIAHKKGSGPKIMIAAHMDKIGVMVNHIDKEGYLHVVPVGGVDPRTLVAQRIRFFTEKGERFGVVGHIPPHLQKPEDRKKAADWDTIVVDVGVDSKEEAEELGFRVGTVGEFAPAFVQLNENRIATPYLDDRVCLYTMIEAAKRLESHEADIYFVASVQEEVGLRGARVASYAIDPEIGIAMDVTFAKQVGDKGKIVPRLGGGPVMDVGPNINPKIRAFADEVAKKYNIPLQVEASPRPTGTDANIMQINREGVATAVLSVPIRYMHSQVETADLRDIEKTIEFAKHFLEELKPMDLTP; from the coding sequence ATGGTGGACATAGAGCTGCTCAGGAAGGTTGTTGAAACGCCGGGCGTTTCCGGCTACGAGTTTCTTGGAATAAGGGACGTCGTTATAGAGGAGCTGGAACCGGTCGTTGATGAGATATACACTGACAAGCTTGGCAACGTCATAGCCCACAAGAAGGGTAGCGGGCCAAAGATAATGATAGCCGCTCACATGGACAAGATTGGAGTCATGGTCAACCACATAGACAAGGAGGGCTACCTCCACGTCGTTCCTGTTGGAGGAGTTGACCCAAGGACGCTCGTCGCTCAGAGGATCCGCTTCTTCACCGAGAAGGGCGAGCGCTTCGGCGTCGTCGGCCATATACCTCCGCACCTCCAGAAGCCGGAGGACAGGAAGAAGGCCGCTGACTGGGACACCATAGTCGTTGACGTAGGCGTCGACAGCAAGGAGGAGGCCGAGGAGCTTGGCTTCCGCGTTGGCACCGTAGGCGAGTTCGCTCCGGCCTTCGTCCAGCTCAATGAGAACCGCATAGCCACCCCATACCTCGACGACAGGGTCTGCCTCTACACCATGATAGAGGCCGCCAAGAGGCTCGAAAGCCACGAGGCTGACATATACTTCGTCGCCAGCGTCCAAGAAGAGGTTGGCCTCAGGGGAGCGCGCGTCGCGAGCTACGCCATCGACCCAGAGATAGGCATAGCCATGGACGTTACCTTCGCCAAGCAGGTCGGCGACAAGGGCAAAATCGTTCCCAGGCTCGGCGGCGGGCCGGTCATGGACGTCGGACCGAACATCAACCCCAAGATTCGCGCCTTCGCCGATGAGGTGGCTAAGAAGTACAACATACCGCTCCAGGTCGAGGCCAGCCCTAGGCCGACCGGAACCGATGCCAACATAATGCAGATAAATCGCGAGGGCGTCGCCACCGCAGTTCTGAGCGTCCCGATAAGGTACATGCACAGCCAGGTCGAGACCGCTGATTTAAGGGACATCGAGAAGACCATTGAGTTCGCGAAGCACTTCCTCGAGGAGCTTAAACCTATGGACCTTACCCCGTGA
- a CDS encoding COG1470 family protein gives MRPRSNLLLLVALVLLFLPAVKASDSALFSIAPLNNNFTALPGDTVVVPFRLVNLGSEILENVTVYITGPAGDFLYQNTLISGPIPPGGDYNGTLTIKVLNTALGRYKLFLVARHNSTYSQAPVFVNVKRITDYSLGVDCKERYLIGKPVEVKLRITSKSNGILSGSVGYYIIGPSGTVLNRTTVTFVKPGQSWTQRLLLHDLPLGNYEVHLWANFSGVYKETWGTFQVYRRHLEYKVGFRDGEISVFVYNKTGSGVSDIPVTIGNTTLTTGDDGRLSVPVSEPGTYIVTLDLDGKIVRVPVEVKGLRISYEQNKTRLIVEVRDSNGFPVPNVTVKAVGALDRDYSVTNSSGRAVIDLRKTGYGIIILSAENSNYLGASATAKTFQPPTPTPTETNTTPSNSSPTTMPPITTTMVLTKPPKNYGPLPLILILSGILLAGTSYVAFFRPIVQEETIDRYYFVKVRAPKLKGLDSFSFEKRTNALEVRATKGKAKIEDGRVLWEIEHLEPGEEAYLQVLLG, from the coding sequence GTGAGACCTAGGTCCAACCTCCTGCTCTTGGTAGCTCTCGTCCTGCTGTTCCTGCCTGCTGTCAAGGCCTCCGACAGCGCGCTCTTCTCGATAGCACCGCTCAACAACAACTTTACCGCCCTTCCCGGCGATACTGTGGTGGTTCCCTTCAGGCTGGTGAACCTCGGGAGTGAGATCCTCGAGAACGTCACCGTCTATATCACGGGTCCAGCGGGGGACTTCCTCTACCAGAACACGCTCATCTCAGGCCCGATTCCCCCCGGAGGAGACTACAACGGCACCCTCACCATCAAGGTTCTAAACACCGCCCTCGGGAGATACAAGCTCTTCCTCGTGGCCCGCCACAACAGCACCTACAGCCAAGCCCCGGTTTTCGTTAACGTGAAGAGGATAACAGACTATTCCCTGGGGGTTGACTGCAAGGAGCGCTATTTGATTGGAAAGCCCGTCGAGGTGAAACTGAGGATAACCTCAAAGTCAAACGGGATCCTCAGCGGGAGCGTTGGCTACTACATAATCGGCCCTTCCGGAACGGTCCTCAACAGGACCACGGTAACCTTCGTAAAGCCCGGTCAGAGCTGGACCCAGAGGCTTCTCCTGCACGACCTCCCGCTCGGAAACTACGAGGTTCACCTCTGGGCTAACTTCAGCGGGGTCTATAAAGAAACGTGGGGGACCTTCCAAGTCTACAGACGGCACCTTGAATACAAGGTGGGCTTCAGAGACGGCGAGATAAGCGTCTTCGTCTACAACAAAACCGGCTCGGGAGTGAGTGACATCCCGGTCACCATCGGCAATACCACCCTGACGACTGGAGATGATGGCAGGCTGAGCGTTCCTGTTTCTGAGCCTGGGACTTACATCGTTACCCTTGACCTCGATGGGAAGATAGTTCGCGTTCCGGTGGAGGTGAAGGGGCTTAGGATTTCCTACGAGCAGAATAAAACCCGACTCATCGTTGAGGTCCGTGATTCCAACGGTTTCCCCGTTCCCAACGTCACGGTGAAGGCAGTTGGGGCGCTCGACAGGGACTACTCCGTTACGAACTCCTCGGGCAGGGCGGTGATAGACCTGAGAAAAACTGGCTACGGCATAATAATCCTGAGCGCCGAGAACAGCAACTACCTCGGCGCCTCCGCCACCGCCAAGACCTTCCAGCCACCTACTCCAACTCCCACGGAGACGAACACTACACCGTCAAATTCCTCCCCAACGACAATGCCGCCCATTACCACCACGATGGTCCTGACAAAGCCGCCGAAGAACTACGGGCCCCTCCCGCTCATACTCATACTGTCCGGAATCCTGCTGGCGGGAACTTCTTACGTTGCCTTCTTCAGGCCGATAGTCCAGGAGGAGACGATAGACCGCTACTACTTCGTCAAGGTCAGGGCTCCTAAGCTGAAGGGCCTCGATAGCTTCAGCTTCGAGAAGAGAACCAACGCCCTCGAGGTCAGGGCAACGAAGGGGAAGGCCAAAATAGAGGACGGAAGGGTCCTCTGGGAGATAGAGCACCTCGAACCCGGGGAGGAGGCCTACCTCCAGGTTCTCCTTGGGTGA
- the hjc gene encoding Holliday junction resolvase Hjc, whose translation MRYRTGASAERELIKMLEKAGFAVVRSAGSKKVDIVAGNGRLYLCIEVKSTHDDTLYFREEDYEKLTSFAERFGGKAVIAVKFINRGWRFFYPENLRKGGKNYKLDVQTKEYLTFDEITGRQASLVGVINRET comes from the coding sequence ATGAGGTACAGAACCGGTGCGAGTGCCGAGAGAGAACTGATAAAGATGCTTGAGAAGGCCGGCTTTGCCGTCGTCCGCTCTGCCGGGAGCAAGAAAGTGGACATAGTTGCCGGAAACGGGAGGCTCTACCTCTGCATTGAGGTCAAGAGCACCCACGATGACACGCTCTACTTCAGAGAGGAGGACTACGAGAAGCTCACCTCCTTCGCCGAGCGCTTTGGAGGAAAAGCGGTTATAGCGGTCAAGTTCATAAACCGGGGCTGGCGCTTCTTCTACCCAGAGAACCTCAGGAAGGGGGGCAAAAACTATAAGCTCGACGTCCAGACAAAGGAATATCTGACCTTCGATGAAATCACGGGGAGGCAAGCCTCCCTCGTAGGGGTGATAAACCGTGAGACCTAG
- a CDS encoding gamma carbonic anhydrase family protein: MAVYELGGKKPKVHETAFIDETASVIGDVVLEEKTSVWPSAVLRGDIEQIYIGCCSNVQDNVSIHTSHGLPTRVGKYVTIGHNAVVHGATIDDYTIIGMGAIILDGAKIGKHVIIGAGALVPPGKEIPDYSLVVGVPGKVVRQLSEEEIEWTKKNAEIYMELAEKHLQSRKKIE; the protein is encoded by the coding sequence ATGGCGGTTTACGAACTCGGTGGAAAGAAACCAAAGGTTCACGAAACGGCCTTCATCGACGAGACTGCCTCCGTTATCGGCGACGTCGTTCTTGAGGAGAAGACGAGCGTCTGGCCTTCAGCGGTTCTCAGGGGGGATATAGAGCAGATTTACATCGGCTGCTGCTCCAACGTCCAGGACAACGTGAGCATACACACCTCCCACGGCCTTCCTACCAGGGTAGGGAAGTACGTCACCATCGGCCACAACGCCGTTGTCCACGGCGCGACCATCGACGACTACACCATCATTGGCATGGGCGCCATAATCCTCGACGGGGCAAAGATTGGCAAGCACGTCATCATAGGAGCGGGAGCGCTCGTTCCCCCGGGCAAGGAGATACCCGACTACAGCCTCGTCGTCGGCGTTCCGGGCAAGGTCGTCAGGCAGCTGAGCGAAGAGGAAATCGAGTGGACGAAGAAGAACGCTGAAATCTATATGGAGCTTGCGGAAAAGCACCTCCAGTCCAGGAAAAAGATCGAGTGA
- the uppS gene encoding polyprenyl diphosphate synthase, producing the protein MLRGLLSHIPHIIFKPVYDIYEGYLLEKVKSRELPSHVAIIMDGNRRWARKLEKPPWYGHLFGSKKLEEILEWCHELGIRTLTVYAFSTENFKRTPEEVNALMNLFEQKFKELIQDERVHKYGIRVNVLGRKELLPENVRKAAEEAERVTRKYTNYTLNVALAYGGRSEIADAVKDIVRDVQEGRISVEDIDEGLIKRYLYYPNMSDPDIVIRTGGEVRISNFLLYQIAYSELFFVDVYFPEFRKIDFLRIIREYQKRQRRFGR; encoded by the coding sequence ATGCTCCGCGGCCTGCTTTCCCATATTCCTCACATAATTTTTAAGCCCGTCTATGACATCTACGAGGGATACCTGCTTGAGAAGGTTAAATCCAGAGAGCTTCCCAGCCATGTGGCCATAATCATGGATGGGAACCGGCGGTGGGCGAGAAAGCTCGAAAAGCCGCCCTGGTACGGCCACCTCTTCGGTTCTAAAAAGCTTGAGGAGATATTAGAGTGGTGCCACGAGCTTGGGATAAGAACGCTCACCGTCTACGCTTTCTCAACCGAGAACTTCAAGAGAACGCCCGAGGAGGTAAACGCCCTCATGAACCTCTTCGAGCAGAAGTTCAAGGAGCTTATTCAGGACGAAAGGGTTCACAAGTACGGCATAAGGGTTAACGTCCTCGGGAGGAAGGAACTCCTGCCAGAGAACGTGAGGAAAGCGGCTGAAGAAGCGGAGAGGGTGACGAGAAAGTACACGAACTACACCCTAAACGTAGCCCTTGCCTACGGCGGGAGGAGCGAGATAGCCGATGCCGTGAAGGACATCGTGAGGGACGTCCAGGAGGGCAGGATAAGCGTCGAGGACATTGACGAGGGGCTGATAAAGCGCTACCTTTACTACCCCAACATGTCCGACCCGGACATTGTGATAAGAACCGGGGGAGAGGTGAGGATAAGCAACTTCCTTCTCTATCAGATAGCATACAGCGAGCTTTTCTTCGTGGACGTCTACTTCCCGGAGTTCAGGAAGATCGACTTCCTCAGAATCATCCGCGAGTACCAGAAGAGACAGAGGCGCTTCGGGAGGTAG
- a CDS encoding TBP-interacting protein, producing MEYGELSPRIKRVYAQVRYLDDYHWEITGDRIIGTHKKSNVKVFIDVADDREHAQKLAEEEKPEGIRIIAIPDKSVFFVHNGAFILTYRYIKATLADINDHIVWSGFKIVEDGGKLVQEDFYEYLGGALINHIKNNMLAGQDYAFWQFYKCEVCGKYVDVESLEGHLKGHGIKHHEKSEEHYEVFEINFQEGKLYDKYGKEIKRDELSEEARDFLDEITAGAGG from the coding sequence ATGGAATACGGCGAACTGAGTCCGAGGATTAAGAGGGTCTACGCACAGGTCAGGTATCTCGACGATTACCACTGGGAGATCACGGGGGACAGAATAATCGGAACCCACAAGAAGAGCAACGTGAAAGTCTTCATAGACGTTGCCGACGACAGGGAGCACGCCCAGAAGCTCGCGGAGGAGGAGAAGCCCGAAGGGATAAGGATAATCGCCATCCCCGACAAGAGCGTCTTCTTTGTTCACAACGGGGCCTTCATCCTGACCTACCGCTACATCAAGGCGACCCTTGCAGATATAAACGACCACATCGTCTGGAGTGGCTTTAAAATCGTTGAAGACGGTGGAAAGCTCGTCCAGGAGGACTTCTACGAATACCTTGGGGGGGCTTTAATCAACCACATAAAGAACAACATGCTCGCCGGTCAGGACTACGCCTTCTGGCAGTTCTACAAGTGTGAAGTCTGCGGGAAGTACGTCGACGTCGAGAGCCTTGAGGGACACCTGAAGGGGCACGGCATAAAACACCACGAGAAGAGCGAGGAGCACTACGAGGTCTTTGAGATAAACTTCCAGGAAGGGAAGCTCTACGACAAGTACGGGAAGGAGATAAAGAGAGACGAATTAAGCGAGGAGGCGAGGGACTTTTTGGATGAGATAACTGCCGGAGCCGGTGGCTGA
- a CDS encoding threonine--tRNA ligase translates to MRMLLIHSDYLEYEVKDKALKNPEPISDEQRKGRLDEVLAVFMSVEKVDESNPDEVVEKAVKEIKDVASQVKAEKIFVYPFAHLSSELAKPDVALKILQKIEEKLKEEGFEVKRAPFGYYKAFKLSCKGHPLAELSRTIVPSGEAVSKEERNIALEKEEELKSYWYVLTPEGELIEVDKFDFTGHENLRKFANYEISKNRVADREPPHVKLMLEHELVDYEPGSDGGNLRYYPKGRLIKGLLEQYVTEKVVEYGAMEVETPIMYDFEHPALEKYLNRFPARQYVVKSGDKKFFLRFAACFGQFLIKKDATISYRNLPLRMYELTRYSFRREKSGELSGLRRLRAFTMPDMHTVARDLKQAMDEFKKQYKLSMEVLRGVGLTPDDYEVAIRFTEDFWNGNRDFIVELAKIIGKPVLIEMWKQRFFYFILKFEFNFVDNLDKAAALSTVQIDVENAERFGITYYDEEGQEQYPLILHCSPSGAIERVMYAILEKQAKLQAKGQKPMFPLWLSPIQVRVIPVSDDVMDYALYVAGKLEGAKIRVDVDDTNDRLNKKIRKAEKEWVPYIIVVGNNEKEQNTVTVRRRSDGKQVEMQLEDLIREIKAQTEGFPYRPRPLPLLLSRRPKFRG, encoded by the coding sequence ATGAGAATGCTTCTGATACACTCCGACTACCTCGAATACGAGGTCAAGGACAAAGCCCTGAAGAACCCGGAGCCAATAAGCGACGAACAGAGGAAGGGCAGGCTCGACGAGGTCTTAGCGGTCTTCATGAGCGTTGAGAAGGTAGACGAGTCGAACCCGGATGAGGTCGTTGAGAAAGCCGTGAAGGAAATCAAGGACGTCGCTTCACAGGTTAAAGCAGAGAAGATATTCGTCTACCCCTTCGCCCATCTGAGCAGCGAGCTGGCAAAGCCGGATGTGGCCCTAAAGATCCTTCAGAAGATCGAGGAGAAGCTCAAGGAGGAGGGCTTCGAGGTCAAGCGCGCACCCTTCGGCTACTACAAGGCCTTCAAGCTGAGCTGCAAGGGGCACCCCTTGGCTGAACTCAGCAGGACGATAGTCCCGAGCGGCGAGGCCGTCTCAAAGGAGGAGCGCAACATAGCCCTCGAAAAGGAGGAGGAACTAAAGAGCTACTGGTACGTCCTCACTCCGGAAGGCGAGCTCATCGAGGTAGACAAGTTCGACTTCACCGGCCACGAAAACCTCAGGAAGTTCGCCAACTACGAGATAAGCAAGAACAGGGTTGCCGACAGGGAGCCGCCGCACGTTAAGCTTATGCTCGAACACGAGCTTGTGGACTACGAGCCGGGAAGCGACGGCGGAAACCTCAGGTATTATCCGAAGGGCAGGCTCATCAAGGGCCTCCTCGAGCAGTACGTAACAGAGAAAGTCGTTGAGTACGGTGCAATGGAAGTAGAAACGCCGATCATGTACGACTTCGAGCACCCGGCCCTTGAGAAGTATCTGAACAGGTTCCCCGCGAGGCAGTACGTCGTCAAGAGCGGTGACAAGAAGTTCTTCCTCCGCTTTGCGGCCTGTTTCGGCCAGTTCCTCATAAAGAAGGACGCGACCATAAGCTACCGCAACCTGCCGCTCAGGATGTACGAGCTCACGCGCTACTCCTTCAGAAGGGAGAAGAGCGGTGAGCTGAGCGGCCTGAGAAGGTTAAGGGCCTTCACGATGCCTGATATGCACACCGTAGCGAGAGACCTCAAGCAGGCCATGGACGAGTTCAAGAAGCAGTACAAGCTCAGCATGGAAGTTCTCAGGGGTGTTGGCCTCACCCCGGACGACTACGAGGTCGCCATAAGGTTCACCGAGGACTTCTGGAACGGGAACAGGGACTTCATCGTCGAGTTGGCCAAGATCATAGGCAAGCCCGTCCTCATCGAGATGTGGAAGCAGAGGTTCTTCTACTTCATCCTCAAGTTCGAATTCAACTTCGTCGACAACCTCGACAAAGCGGCCGCTCTGAGCACCGTGCAGATCGACGTCGAGAACGCCGAGCGCTTTGGAATAACCTACTACGACGAAGAGGGACAGGAGCAGTACCCGCTCATACTCCACTGCTCTCCGAGCGGTGCCATTGAGCGCGTCATGTACGCCATCCTCGAGAAGCAGGCCAAGCTCCAGGCGAAGGGTCAGAAGCCGATGTTCCCGCTCTGGCTCAGCCCGATACAGGTTAGGGTTATACCGGTCAGTGACGATGTAATGGACTATGCTCTCTACGTCGCAGGTAAGCTCGAAGGGGCCAAGATTCGCGTCGATGTTGACGACACCAACGACAGGCTCAACAAGAAGATAAGGAAGGCAGAGAAGGAGTGGGTGCCGTACATCATCGTTGTCGGAAATAACGAGAAGGAGCAGAACACTGTGACGGTGAGGAGGAGAAGCGACGGAAAGCAGGTCGAGATGCAGCTTGAGGATCTCATCAGGGAGATAAAGGCCCAGACGGAGGGCTTCCCATACAGGCCGAGGCCTTTACCGCTCCTCCTCAGCAGGAGGCCGAAGTTCAGGGGCTGA